From Paenarthrobacter sp. A20:
TGTCATCATGCAGAAAGTTGCTTTGGACATCGCGTTCATTGGCGTCAACGGCGTGGACCCGGACCTCGGCCCCACCATCACCGACGAAGGCGAAGCCATGGTCAACACGGTGATGGCACGCCGGGCCACTGAATCCTACGTTGTGGCGGACTCTTCCAAGGTAGGCCGCCGTTCCTTCGCCGCCATGGCCGGCTACGACTTCAGGCACCTCATCACCGATTCCGGCATCAGCGCCGAGGACAAAGCCGCCTTCGAAGCCAAGGGCACCGAAGTCATCGTCGCGGCCGCCAGCTAGGGTACCTGCTAGAACCGCATCCTCGGTGCGTGAAGCACTGAGTCGTCAACATCCCTGGGCACCCACTGGCTGAACGGCAAATCCAAACTGTACTGCCCGTCGTCGTTCTTGATCAGTGTGCGCAACTCGGCGTTGTCCGGGTTGTTGAGCGACTCGAAGTACTCAACTGTCCAGTGGAACCAGCGCATGCAAAACAGGCGCATGGTCAGTCCGTGCGTCACCAGGAGTGCGTTCGGGGCATAGCTGGGCTTTTGCCAGTGGCGGTAGAGCGTCTCCATGAACGATGACACGCGGTCGTACACGTCAGAGCCGGACTCACCCTCGCGGAACCGGTAGAAGAAATGGCCGTACAGGTTGCGCAGCTCCTTTTGATCTTCGATTTCCCCGGCAATTTGGAAGTTGGCCCAGTCCTGTTCCCGCAGCCGGGGTTCCTCGATCACGCGCTCGATCAGAGGTCCGAGTTTCATCGCTTCCAGGGTTTGGTAGGCCCGCAAATACGGCGATACGTAGACGCAGACCTGCTCGCCATCGAGTTTCCGGCGAAGTGCTTCGCCGGCAATCCGGGCCTGCTCCACCCCCATCTCAGTCAGGGGGATCCGATAATCCGGCACACGGTTGTAGATGGTCGTGTCGGCATTCGCGGCCGACTGTCCGTGCCGGATCATGAAGATTCTCGCTGGGGCGCCCATCCCACCAAGCATAGGTGCGTGGTTCCCGGCAAAGTGGCAGGAACTGCGGGCAAGATAGGTACATGTTCCTTGCTTCCCGCCGCCGGCTGCGCGCCGAAGTACTTATTGTGCTGGGCCTATCCCTGGGCCAGTCGGCCGTCTACTCCGTGGTGCAATTGCTGGACAAGATGACGCGGGCACCGTTGGCCGACGCCACCTCAACCCTGAACAGGTCCCAAAGCACCCGGGAGTACTTCGACCTTACGTACCAACTGCTGGACATCATCTTCGCCCTGGTGCCGGTGGCCCTGGTGTTCTATTTCCTGTCCATGCATATCCAGGCGAACCGGGATGGTGAGAGCGGTTCGGCCTTCGCCCGGCTTGGCTTCAATTTTGCCCGCCCCGGGAAAGACCTGATTCAGGGTTTGGGACTGGCGGCGGCTATCGGTATTCCATCGCTGGGTCTTTACGCGGCCGGGCGGGCCCTCGGAATCACCACGGCCATCGTGCCCAGCGGGCTGGACGCCTACTGGTGGACCGTGCCGGTGCTGGTCCTCTCGGCCATCCGGCACGCAATCGTCGAAGAAGTGATCGTGGTGGGCTACCTCATGGACCGCTTCGGCAAGTTCGGCTGGAGCATGCCGGTAGCCATCGTTGTCAGTGCCGTCCTGCGGGGCAGCTACCACCTGTACCAGGGCTTCGGGCCGTTCATCGGCAATGTGGTCATGGGGCTGGTGTTCGCGTGGATCTACACCAAAACCAAGCGGGTGATGCCGTTGGTGATTGCCCACGCCTTGCTCGATATCGTGGCGTTTGTTGGCTTCAGCCTGTTCGGTAAGGCGGTTGGCTTGGGATAGGGCCTTAAAATTATCCGGCCGCCATCGGTGGGTGACGTCCTTGGCACCCGCTGATGGCGGCCGAAGTTTTACCGGACATGGTTGACCGGTCCCGGGACTGGCCCGGATGGAGGGGGCTGTCAGATGGTGACGGCCCCGGAGGCGGTTTCGAAGGTGACGGCCAGGATGCCGGGGGTCCCGTGCGGGGCCATCCACTGGACCGCAACGTCCTCAAGCGGCTTTTCCACCGGCTCGCCCAACCACTCGGTGACGCGTTCGGCCGAGCCTGCAATGGTGAGGCTGGACATCTTGACGTCGCTCTCGTAAATCCTGGACGGGTGCAGTGCCGGGTCGCCCTCCCACTTGAGCAGGTACGGGACCTGGGGATCGGCGATCAAACCGAGGATTCCGATTTGCTGCCACACCAGTTCGCGGCCGTCCGGGAACTTGCGGTTGCCCGGAACAGCGGAGCGGCCAAGCCGGTCTTCGAACGGGGCGAGGTCCTCAACAGCGACGCACCAGCCCATCCACCCTCCTCCGGCAGCTGAGCGTGCACGAACTGCTTGGCCAAATGGTGCTTTGTCTGAAGCAGGGTGGTCCAGGACCTCCACCACTTCAAGGTACTTGTTATCCGCAAGGGGAATGATCATGTTCCGGGTACCGAAGCGCGGGTGCACTCCGCCCCGGACAGCGTCCACTCCCAATGCCGCGGAAATTCGTTCGGTAGTGGCCAAAAGGCCATCTCGTTCACAGGCGTAAGAGACGTGATCCATGCGCATGGCTTCATCTTGGCACTTTGTGATCGGGGTCTCAGCTAAGTCAAGCCTAACTAAGGTGGGATGTGTATAAACCGTGACGGTGGGCGTCATGGAGGGACGCGAAAAGACCGAAAGATTCCACCGGCGTCACAAAGCTGTCCTAGCCTCCGGACAGTTCCTAGACTGGCCCCAGCTCACACCGCACCACATTCCCGCCAAACCCATGCGTTATGAAGAGGAGAACTCCATGTCCCAAGGATGGTCTTTCGAAACCCGCCAGATCCACGCAGGCCAGGAGCCCGACTCCGCCACAGGCGCGCGGTCGCTGCCGATCTACCAGACCACGTCCTTCGTGTTCCCCAGCGCCGAAAGTGCTGCCAACCGCTTTGCCCTGGCCGAACTCGCACCCATCTATACCCGGATCGGCAACCCGACGCAGGATGCCGTGGAGCAGCGGGTTGCGAGCCTTGAAGGCGGACTGGGTGCACTCTTGCTCAGCTCCGGCCAGGCTGCCGAGACATTCGCCATCCTGAATATCGCCGAGGCCGGGGACCACATCGTAGCGAGCCCCAGCCTGTATGGCGGTACCTACAACCTGCTGGCGCACACGCTGAAGAAGTTTGGCATCTCGGTCACGTTCGTCGAGGATCCTGACAACCTGGACCAATGGCGTGACGCTGTCCAGCCGAACACCAAGCTGTTCTTCGGCGAAGTGGTTTCCAACCCCCGCCAGGATGTGCTGGATATCGAAGGCATCGCCCGTACGGCACATGAGGCCGGTGTGCCCCTGATCGTCGACAACACCCTGTCCACGCCGTACCTCATCCGACCCATCGAGTGGGGCGCGGACATCGTGGTCCATTCCGCAACAAAGTACCTGGGTGGCCATGGCTCCGCAATCGCCGGAGTGATCGTGGACTCCGGCAACTTCGACTTCGGCAAGGACCCGGAGCGTTTCCCTGGCTTCAACACGCCGGACCCGAGCTACAACGGGCTCGTCTACGCCCGGGACTTGGGCAAGGACGGCGCGCTGGGTGCCAACCTTTCCTACATCCTGAAGGCCCGCGTCCAGTTGCTTCGCGACCTTGGCTCGGCTGTGTCCCCGTTCAATGCCTTCCTCATTGCCCAGGGCCTGGAGACGTTGAGCCTGCGCGTGGAACGCCACGTAGCGAACGCCACCAAGGTTGCCCAGTGGCTTGAAAGCCACGACGACGTCGAATCGGTGGCCTATGCGGGCCTGCCGTCCAGCCCGTGGTACGACCGCGGCCGAAAGTATGGCCCCAAGGGCACCGGCGCAATTGTTGCGTTCAACATCAAGGGCGGCGTGGACGCCGGCAAGCGCTTCGTGGACGGATTGGAACTGCACTCCCATGTCGCCAACATTGGCGACGTCCGTTCCCTGGTCATCCACCCGGCGTCCACCACGCACAGCCAGCTGACGGTGGAACAGCAGGTCGCTGCCGGCGTCAATCCCGGCCTGGTCCGTTTGTCCGTAGGCATTGAGCACGTGGATGACATCATCGCCGACCTCGAAGCCGGATTCAGGGCTGCCAAGGGCGCCTGACGCCCGGGCTCATCACCTCCGCCGGGAACGCCGCCCGCGCCGACGATTATTCGCCGGGCGGCACTTCCGGGTGCTTCTTCGTGAATGAAGCTGGCCCAAACCGTCACACTGTTGTCACATTCTTCGCCAGAACCGCCCTGCATTTCCTAGACTCTTCGTATTAGGTCATGAGTGCCAGCACACAGCCCCGGCTTGCTGGCCGGCAACCCTCCTCCGCGGTGGGGTGCCCCGGGTGAAGACCTGGCCTGTTCGCACGCAAGGCGACGGGCAAGCGCGAGGATAGGTGTCAAAGGAATGACCATTACTGCTACAGCCCTTCCAAAATCCGGAGAAGAAGACGGAACCGTCAAGTATGCCGGGATCGGACCGCTGGAACTTGAAGCCGGCGGACTCCTTCCGGACGTTGTCCTGGCGTATGAAACCTGGGGCCGGCTGAACGCGGACGCGTCCAACGCCGTGCTCATCGAGCATGCGCTCACGGGCAGCACGCATGTCGCCCGTGGAGCCACTGACGAAGAAGGCTGGTGGGAGCAGCTGGTGGGGCCTGGTGCCACCATCGACACCGACAAGTTCTTCGTCATCTCCATCAACATCGTGGGTGGCTGCTATGGGAGTACCGGACCATCGTCGGAAGCGCCGGACGGCAAGCCCTGGGGCTCACGTTTCCCGTTGATCACCCTGCGCGACAGCACGGAGGCCGAAGCGCGACTGGCTGATGCCCTGGGTATCGATGCCTGGCATGCTGTGTTGGGCGGTTCGATGGGCGGCGCCCGGGCACTCGAGTGGGCCGTGACATTCCCGGACCGCGTCAAACGCTGCGCCGTCATCTCGGTGGGCGCCTACAGCACGGCCGAGCAGATTGCCTTCGCGCAAGCCCAGACTTTGGCGATCAGGCAGGACCCGAACTTCAACAACGGCGACTACTACGGCGGCTCTGCGCCCGAGCACGGTCTGGCGCTGGCCCGGCGCATCGCCCACATCACCTACCGCTCGGCACTGGAGCTGGATTTCCGCTTTGGCCGGCAAGCCCAGCACCAGGAGACACCGCTTGCTGCCGCGGTGTTGGGGGAGCGTGGCCGCTACCAGGTGGAAAGCTATTTGGACCACCAAGGGACAAAGCTGGTGCGCCGTTTTGATGCCAACAGCTATATCGCCATCACCGAGGCCCTGATGTCCCATGACGTCACGCGTGGCCGCGGCTCGCTGGAAGCGGCGTTGTCGCGGACCAGAGCTGAGTTTTTCGTAGCGGCAGTGGACAGCGACAGGCTCTACTTCCCGGCGCAATCGCGTGAATTGGCTGCTGCGCTCCCGGGCGACGTGCCGGTACAGGTCATTGAGGCACCCATTGGCCACGACGGGTTCCTCACCGAAATCGGGCAGCTTTCAAGCCAACTTCGCCAGGCGTTCTTCGCCTAAGCCTCCGGACGTATCAAACGGCTCAACCGTTCATGATGTCGGCGCGCTGCTTCATGTAGTCCTCCATGGCGATCTCGCCGTTGCTGAACTTCGCGTCCAGTTCTGACAGCTTCCGTGCCCGGTAGCCCTGTGGCTCGGAGCCGCTGGATGCCGGGAACGGCGCAGGGGATGAAGGGCTCGACGGCGGCCCGGCCTGCGGTGGCGCATCCGCGGGGCGGACGACGACCGGCTCGGATGGGTAGCCGGGGTAATTCTGTTGCGGGAAGTTCTGTGGGGGATAGCCCGGACCCGGCAGGTTCTGCTGCGGGTACCCGGGGCCGCGGAAGTCGCCATGCTGGATCCGACGCGCCCGGGAGCGGTTGTACATACGGATCCCGAGTGGGATCAGCCACGAGCAGACGATGATCCAGAAGATCAGATTGTTCACAGTGCAGGCCTCCTAGGTCTTCTCCCAGCTTAGCCCTGCTGCTGAAATCGACTCGGCGACGTCACACCAGCTTGGTGTCCATTCCCAGGAACCGGCCGTAGCGCTCCGCCTCGGCCTCAAGTGCGGCCTGCTGCTCCGGCGTTGCCGGCCGGTTCATGCGCACGTCCAACTCACAAGCCCCGCCGGAGAAGCCATGACGCCACCAACCGGCCAGTCTGCCGTCCAGCAGGACCACGTGCAGGGGTCCGTTGTCCTCGGGGAAATATGGAGCAGTCCCGCCCAGGTAATGCCGGGACTGCGAGTAGCCCATGACGTATTCGTCGTAACACTGAATGAGGTCGACGCGGGGGAGCCCGGACTCCCCGGCAGGCGAAGAATCGCTACCGCTCGAGAGGGCCTCCGCCTCCTCTGCGGCCAGGTAAAAACCGAGACCGTCAAAGGACACCGACGCGAGGCTGCCGGGAGACAGGTCGTCAGCCACGTGCAGGCCCAGCTTCACATCTTTCATGGTCAGACCGGACCACACGGAACAGTCTTTGATGGTGGCCGGCCCGCGGCTGCTGAAGTACCTCAGTGCCAGTTGCCCCAAGGCGCGCTCGCGGGCGTCCCCGGTCAGTGAGGACGTACCAACGAAACCCGGCACTCGTTCCTGGAACAGTGCATACGTCTGTTTCAGGGCGCCACCGGCGGAGCGGACGGGGGCGCCGCTCACCAGGGTGCAGCTGATTTCCGCGTGCATCAGATGGTAGATAAACCCCAGTCCCTTGCTGGGGAAGCCGGCTTGCCCCAGTACTTCAGCCAACTCTTCGCGGGTCTTATGGGCGCCGTCCGCCACGGCCTCACCGAGGATACGGCCACTCAATGCCGCTGATTCCTCATCCACACCCGTCTGGCGGTACATGCCCTTGTTTCCCTGATGAAGCCGATCCGCCGAGAGCCCCATCAACCAGCCGAGATCGTCCCGGTGCACAAAATGCCAGGTGGGCCGGAGGATATGCGTCCGCAGGATCGTTCCGTCTGCTACAGCCTGCTCCACCTCGGTGGAGGTGCTGCCGGCCGTCCTTTGTGCCAGCGACCATCGCGCGTAGGGGAACTCCTGCGACTGGACGGCCAGGAGGTTGCGGACCACCTCTCCGGCATTCCGGGCAAGCGGAGCCCGTAACTGTTGCCTTCGCAGGCGCAGTCGCCGAACATTCTCCGCCATGCGGGTCTCGTCAGCCGTCACTGCGGTCCTCGACAAGCATTGCCGTCACCCTAACGGCGCGGCAAGAGGGTGCCGCTGGAACCGAAGACGGGTCCCGGCGTCGGACGCTTTGGACTGATGCCGTCGCCTGAAGATTGGTGTCGCAGCCTTCGGATGACCCATGGGACGAAGTACTCGCGCGCCCAGACGAGGTCGGAAGAGCGGGCCTCGCGCCATGTACGTGGGGGTAATGGTTTGGGCATCAGGGGCTCGAGTGTATGTTCTACGTTCAGTGCCTCCAGGACCATGGTTGCGATGGTGTGGTGGCCCAACGGGGAGAAATGCAGGCGGTCGACATCCCACATTTGCGGATCAGCCAACTGCCGTA
This genomic window contains:
- a CDS encoding histidine phosphatase family protein, which codes for MGAPARIFMIRHGQSAANADTTIYNRVPDYRIPLTEMGVEQARIAGEALRRKLDGEQVCVYVSPYLRAYQTLEAMKLGPLIERVIEEPRLREQDWANFQIAGEIEDQKELRNLYGHFFYRFREGESGSDVYDRVSSFMETLYRHWQKPSYAPNALLVTHGLTMRLFCMRWFHWTVEYFESLNNPDNAELRTLIKNDDGQYSLDLPFSQWVPRDVDDSVLHAPRMRF
- a CDS encoding CPBP family intramembrane glutamic endopeptidase, with translation MFLASRRRLRAEVLIVLGLSLGQSAVYSVVQLLDKMTRAPLADATSTLNRSQSTREYFDLTYQLLDIIFALVPVALVFYFLSMHIQANRDGESGSAFARLGFNFARPGKDLIQGLGLAAAIGIPSLGLYAAGRALGITTAIVPSGLDAYWWTVPVLVLSAIRHAIVEEVIVVGYLMDRFGKFGWSMPVAIVVSAVLRGSYHLYQGFGPFIGNVVMGLVFAWIYTKTKRVMPLVIAHALLDIVAFVGFSLFGKAVGLG
- a CDS encoding VOC family protein — translated: MRMDHVSYACERDGLLATTERISAALGVDAVRGGVHPRFGTRNMIIPLADNKYLEVVEVLDHPASDKAPFGQAVRARSAAGGGWMGWCVAVEDLAPFEDRLGRSAVPGNRKFPDGRELVWQQIGILGLIADPQVPYLLKWEGDPALHPSRIYESDVKMSSLTIAGSAERVTEWLGEPVEKPLEDVAVQWMAPHGTPGILAVTFETASGAVTI
- a CDS encoding bifunctional o-acetylhomoserine/o-acetylserine sulfhydrylase, which encodes MRYEEENSMSQGWSFETRQIHAGQEPDSATGARSLPIYQTTSFVFPSAESAANRFALAELAPIYTRIGNPTQDAVEQRVASLEGGLGALLLSSGQAAETFAILNIAEAGDHIVASPSLYGGTYNLLAHTLKKFGISVTFVEDPDNLDQWRDAVQPNTKLFFGEVVSNPRQDVLDIEGIARTAHEAGVPLIVDNTLSTPYLIRPIEWGADIVVHSATKYLGGHGSAIAGVIVDSGNFDFGKDPERFPGFNTPDPSYNGLVYARDLGKDGALGANLSYILKARVQLLRDLGSAVSPFNAFLIAQGLETLSLRVERHVANATKVAQWLESHDDVESVAYAGLPSSPWYDRGRKYGPKGTGAIVAFNIKGGVDAGKRFVDGLELHSHVANIGDVRSLVIHPASTTHSQLTVEQQVAAGVNPGLVRLSVGIEHVDDIIADLEAGFRAAKGA
- a CDS encoding homoserine O-acetyltransferase; amino-acid sequence: MTITATALPKSGEEDGTVKYAGIGPLELEAGGLLPDVVLAYETWGRLNADASNAVLIEHALTGSTHVARGATDEEGWWEQLVGPGATIDTDKFFVISINIVGGCYGSTGPSSEAPDGKPWGSRFPLITLRDSTEAEARLADALGIDAWHAVLGGSMGGARALEWAVTFPDRVKRCAVISVGAYSTAEQIAFAQAQTLAIRQDPNFNNGDYYGGSAPEHGLALARRIAHITYRSALELDFRFGRQAQHQETPLAAAVLGERGRYQVESYLDHQGTKLVRRFDANSYIAITEALMSHDVTRGRGSLEAALSRTRAEFFVAAVDSDRLYFPAQSRELAAALPGDVPVQVIEAPIGHDGFLTEIGQLSSQLRQAFFA
- a CDS encoding DUF2076 domain-containing protein, which translates into the protein MNNLIFWIIVCSWLIPLGIRMYNRSRARRIQHGDFRGPGYPQQNLPGPGYPPQNFPQQNYPGYPSEPVVVRPADAPPQAGPPSSPSSPAPFPASSGSEPQGYRARKLSELDAKFSNGEIAMEDYMKQRADIMNG
- a CDS encoding winged helix DNA-binding domain-containing protein, producing MAENVRRLRLRRQQLRAPLARNAGEVVRNLLAVQSQEFPYARWSLAQRTAGSTSTEVEQAVADGTILRTHILRPTWHFVHRDDLGWLMGLSADRLHQGNKGMYRQTGVDEESAALSGRILGEAVADGAHKTREELAEVLGQAGFPSKGLGFIYHLMHAEISCTLVSGAPVRSAGGALKQTYALFQERVPGFVGTSSLTGDARERALGQLALRYFSSRGPATIKDCSVWSGLTMKDVKLGLHVADDLSPGSLASVSFDGLGFYLAAEEAEALSSGSDSSPAGESGLPRVDLIQCYDEYVMGYSQSRHYLGGTAPYFPEDNGPLHVVLLDGRLAGWWRHGFSGGACELDVRMNRPATPEQQAALEAEAERYGRFLGMDTKLV